A stretch of Rubinisphaera margarita DNA encodes these proteins:
- a CDS encoding glycosyltransferase family 4 protein — protein MRLLQYCNVGNIVGGTAACAWSVTRALPEVEHHVLFRSPPTRVTQIAFRHCRIEHARQLEWTDAVRSADLVLLHNISSREVHWNSGADLPSVPIVQYVHSSARGHAAAHRTACCSQYLRELLGQREWSVLHQGVPLAPIEGRTRATDGFKVGRICTPTARKWPEALIEFYDTLARRHPAVEWEFVGCPEELKDRLAEACGGRVAFHNAEFGARSRLHEWHAMLYHHPDLRETFGRTVAEAMRCGCVPIVDDAGGFCEQLGETDGFLCRTTDDFSDAVAALMSRSEWRKRADRCRERADQFSLRAFRGRLLDVFKSL, from the coding sequence ATGCGGCTGCTGCAATATTGCAACGTGGGCAACATTGTTGGAGGGACCGCGGCTTGTGCCTGGTCCGTCACTCGGGCACTTCCGGAGGTGGAACATCACGTTCTTTTTCGAAGTCCTCCGACGCGGGTGACTCAGATCGCCTTTCGGCATTGCCGGATTGAGCATGCCAGGCAACTGGAGTGGACCGACGCGGTCAGGTCCGCTGATCTCGTGCTGCTGCATAACATCTCCAGTCGCGAGGTGCATTGGAATAGTGGTGCCGATCTGCCTTCGGTTCCGATCGTGCAGTATGTGCATTCTTCGGCTCGCGGACATGCGGCGGCTCATCGAACCGCCTGTTGCTCGCAATACCTCCGTGAACTGCTGGGACAACGAGAGTGGAGTGTTCTGCATCAGGGGGTGCCGCTTGCTCCGATTGAAGGACGCACGAGGGCGACCGACGGTTTCAAAGTCGGGCGGATCTGCACGCCGACTGCTCGAAAGTGGCCCGAGGCTCTGATTGAGTTCTATGACACTCTGGCCCGGCGACATCCTGCAGTTGAGTGGGAGTTCGTCGGTTGTCCAGAGGAGCTGAAAGATCGACTGGCCGAAGCCTGTGGTGGTCGAGTCGCGTTTCATAACGCCGAATTTGGAGCACGAAGTCGGCTTCACGAGTGGCACGCAATGCTCTATCACCATCCCGACCTCAGGGAGACGTTCGGTCGAACAGTGGCTGAGGCAATGCGGTGCGGATGCGTACCGATTGTCGACGATGCAGGTGGTTTCTGTGAGCAACTTGGCGAGACGGATGGCTTCCTGTGTCGGACGACTGACGATTTCAGTGACGCTGTCGCAGCTCTGATGAGCCGGTCGGAATGGCGGAAGCGAGCGGATCGATGTCGCGAGAGAGCTGACCAATTTTCGCTGCGAGCCTTCCGTGGCCGGCTGCTGGATGTGTTCAAGTCGTTGTAA
- the csrA gene encoding carbon storage regulator CsrA, with product MLVLSRKKNESIVIDDRIVITVVDIRGDKVRLGIEAPKDVSIHRSEVYEAIKAQLEAKDVDEPVT from the coding sequence ATGCTGGTCCTGTCACGGAAAAAAAATGAGAGCATCGTGATCGATGATCGGATTGTGATCACGGTTGTCGATATTCGAGGTGATAAAGTACGCCTGGGAATCGAAGCTCCCAAAGACGTTTCGATCCATCGCAGCGAAGTTTACGAAGCAATCAAAGCCCAGCTCGAAGCCAAAGATGTTGACGAACCTGTCACCTGA
- a CDS encoding DUF1207 domain-containing protein, whose translation MCRFPSCIDVARRFCGLIICLFASPAASLAQLHSPQPHAAGPPTSSYRQTAATEPVLRPSMPPAPPAQSPYGPPGNYRGTDSSVPQPPVVLPMPGGHTFQEGPGHGGHGEVYQSPYELNFDGAAPPRGPVDLPYSLDSHGSRDEYCLPYQGSEYYQWTLLPSDLLYSSYLGAPREPRLAQSLLYLNGTGWIWELEAGGRAGIMRYGTAREDHNEGWQLDVWGGAFPRLVFGENLDLDAVDFKVGVPLTWRQGQFQAKLEWYHISSHLGDEFLLRNPTYPRLDYLRDSIVLGGGYFPVPELRLYAEADYAYNKNGGAEPWHFQFGVDYSPICTTPISRPDPFFAVSGLIREEVRWSGGVNVVTGVQWRGVEKESLFRIGLQYYNGQSLQLSFLNDWEQLYGIGMWYDF comes from the coding sequence ATGTGCCGTTTCCCCAGCTGTATTGACGTGGCCCGGCGATTCTGCGGGCTCATCATCTGCCTGTTTGCGAGCCCGGCTGCGAGTCTTGCCCAGTTGCATTCGCCCCAGCCGCACGCTGCCGGTCCGCCGACATCGAGCTATCGCCAAACGGCTGCGACAGAGCCGGTCCTTCGTCCGTCGATGCCGCCGGCGCCGCCTGCACAAAGTCCGTATGGTCCACCCGGGAACTATCGGGGAACAGATTCCAGTGTTCCTCAGCCCCCGGTTGTTCTGCCGATGCCCGGAGGCCACACCTTTCAGGAAGGCCCGGGACACGGAGGCCACGGTGAAGTCTATCAATCTCCTTATGAACTCAACTTCGACGGGGCGGCTCCGCCGCGTGGCCCGGTCGATCTCCCTTACTCGCTGGATTCACACGGTAGCCGTGACGAGTACTGCCTCCCGTATCAGGGGAGCGAGTATTATCAGTGGACCTTGCTGCCGTCCGATTTACTGTACAGTTCCTATCTCGGAGCACCCCGTGAGCCGCGACTGGCTCAGTCGCTGTTGTACCTGAACGGAACCGGCTGGATCTGGGAGCTGGAAGCCGGGGGCCGGGCGGGAATTATGCGATACGGCACGGCTCGCGAAGATCACAACGAGGGCTGGCAGCTGGATGTCTGGGGCGGAGCATTTCCTCGCCTTGTATTTGGTGAGAATCTCGACCTGGATGCCGTGGACTTCAAAGTCGGTGTCCCGTTGACCTGGCGGCAGGGTCAGTTTCAGGCGAAACTCGAATGGTATCACATCAGTTCTCACCTCGGTGATGAGTTCCTGCTGCGGAACCCGACCTATCCGCGGCTCGATTATCTGCGGGATTCGATCGTCCTGGGGGGCGGGTATTTCCCGGTCCCTGAGTTGCGTCTCTATGCCGAAGCGGACTACGCCTACAACAAGAACGGAGGGGCGGAGCCGTGGCACTTCCAGTTCGGAGTCGATTATTCGCCGATTTGCACGACGCCCATCAGTCGGCCCGATCCGTTCTTTGCGGTTAGCGGGCTGATTCGCGAAGAAGTAAGATGGAGCGGCGGCGTGAATGTCGTGACGGGCGTGCAGTGGCGGGGCGTCGAAAAAGAAAGCCTGTTCCGCATCGGACTGCAGTACTACAACGGGCAGTCGCTTCAGCTTTCGTTCCTGAATGACTGGGAACAGCTGTACGGCATCGGCATGTGGTACGACTTCTAA
- the hemC gene encoding hydroxymethylbilane synthase gives MKQIRIATRASQLALWQANHVADLIRAVDPELDVQLVDVTTRGDADQTQPLHQMGGTGVFTREVQRAILENRADIAVHSLKDLPTEILEPDLILAGIPEREVKWDALVLPASRKEEKVDPANPLAVLPENAKIGTGSLRRQAQLLATRPDLQLAEIRGNLNTRLKKLDDGEYDALILASAGLLRLGWHDRLSCRLQPPVMFPAVGQGALGLECRRDNRPVIDLLRELTEADVCLATTAERALLAALRAGCHAPVGVDCRLDEDVTELLLTGVVLSRDGTVKLEATAGMPVGRDALTHEYFDAACENARNLGAEVARELVEQGAAELIEQRPE, from the coding sequence ATGAAGCAGATCCGGATCGCAACTCGAGCAAGTCAACTGGCGCTGTGGCAGGCGAATCACGTCGCCGATCTGATACGCGCCGTCGACCCCGAACTCGATGTCCAACTCGTCGACGTGACCACTCGCGGCGACGCCGATCAGACGCAGCCGCTGCACCAGATGGGCGGTACGGGCGTCTTCACCCGCGAAGTCCAGCGAGCCATTCTGGAAAACCGGGCCGACATTGCCGTGCATAGCCTGAAGGATCTGCCGACCGAGATTCTGGAGCCGGATCTTATTCTGGCCGGCATTCCGGAGCGGGAAGTGAAGTGGGATGCTCTCGTGCTTCCGGCGAGCCGCAAAGAAGAGAAGGTAGATCCCGCCAACCCGCTGGCCGTCCTGCCGGAGAACGCGAAGATTGGAACGGGAAGCCTTCGCCGTCAGGCGCAACTTCTTGCGACTCGTCCTGATCTTCAACTGGCGGAGATCCGGGGGAACTTGAACACGCGGCTCAAGAAGCTCGACGATGGTGAGTACGATGCTCTTATTCTCGCCTCAGCCGGTCTGCTCCGCCTCGGATGGCACGATCGCCTTTCCTGCCGTTTGCAGCCTCCGGTGATGTTCCCTGCGGTCGGGCAGGGAGCCTTGGGACTCGAATGCCGGCGTGACAACAGGCCCGTCATTGATCTGCTGCGAGAGCTGACGGAAGCCGACGTCTGTCTGGCCACCACAGCCGAGCGGGCTCTCCTGGCCGCTCTGAGAGCCGGCTGCCATGCGCCGGTGGGCGTTGACTGCCGGCTTGATGAAGATGTCACCGAGCTGCTGCTGACCGGCGTCGTGCTGTCTCGCGACGGGACTGTGAAACTCGAAGCCACAGCCGGCATGCCCGTCGGGCGTGATGCCCTCACTCACGAGTACTTCGATGCCGCCTGCGAGAACGCCCGCAATCTCGGAGCCGAAGTTGCCCGCGAACTCGTTGAGCAGGGCGCCGCGGAACTGATCGAGCAACGCCCGGAGTGA
- a CDS encoding DUF1501 domain-containing protein, producing MLTDLLRRTEEPNRRQFLEFAAKSCLGVTAFPLLSQFAHAAPSGGDEVKAKNVIYLFMSGAMSHLDTFDMKKNSDVRGETEAIKTKVPGIQFGSLLPGLATHADKMAVINSMYTETGDHEGARYLMRTSYKEISSIRHPHMGAMAIHMHGRRNRMLPDNVVVNPEARHPAAGYLDPGTSPLPVGDPLRGLENTTAPDYLTEDSFHRRIDLINKFDKNFQNKFKQTKVDAYNNFYQQASTLLSSDELKVFDLSEEDQAIRDEYGMDRFGQGCLLARRLVEKNVRFVEVSIGGWDMHTDIYEKLPDALGRIDKSVSALLKDLEQRGLLKDTMVVLTTEFGRTPRINQNAGRDHHPAAFSSFLAGAGIKGGQVYGASDEEGKYTIDDPVAVSDFNATIATAMGLDLSKEIIAPNGRPFRVAHDGAPISKILA from the coding sequence ATGCTTACGGATCTGTTGCGTCGGACGGAAGAGCCGAACCGTCGTCAGTTTCTTGAATTTGCCGCCAAGTCCTGCCTGGGCGTGACGGCGTTCCCTCTGCTCTCGCAATTCGCTCACGCCGCACCGTCGGGTGGTGACGAAGTGAAAGCCAAGAACGTCATCTATCTGTTCATGTCCGGTGCGATGTCCCATCTGGACACGTTCGACATGAAAAAGAACAGCGATGTTCGGGGTGAAACCGAGGCCATCAAGACCAAGGTACCGGGCATCCAGTTCGGCAGCCTGCTGCCAGGCCTGGCGACCCACGCCGACAAGATGGCCGTCATTAACTCGATGTACACCGAGACCGGCGACCACGAAGGGGCCCGCTATCTGATGCGGACCAGCTACAAGGAGATCAGCTCGATTCGCCATCCGCACATGGGCGCCATGGCGATCCATATGCACGGTCGCCGCAACCGGATGCTGCCGGACAACGTGGTCGTGAACCCGGAAGCCCGTCACCCGGCCGCCGGTTATCTCGATCCAGGGACGAGCCCACTGCCGGTTGGTGATCCGCTGCGAGGTCTGGAAAACACGACCGCTCCGGACTACCTGACTGAAGATTCGTTCCATCGCCGGATTGATCTGATCAACAAGTTCGACAAGAACTTCCAGAACAAGTTCAAGCAGACCAAGGTCGATGCGTACAACAACTTCTACCAGCAGGCCAGCACACTGCTGTCCAGCGATGAGCTGAAGGTGTTCGATCTCTCCGAAGAAGATCAGGCCATTCGCGATGAATACGGCATGGACCGCTTCGGACAGGGCTGTCTGCTGGCCCGCCGACTGGTCGAGAAGAACGTTCGCTTCGTCGAAGTGAGCATCGGTGGCTGGGACATGCACACCGACATCTATGAAAAGCTGCCGGATGCCCTCGGTCGGATCGACAAGTCTGTCTCAGCTCTTCTTAAGGATCTGGAACAGCGTGGCCTGTTGAAGGACACGATGGTCGTCCTGACGACTGAGTTCGGCCGCACGCCGCGGATCAACCAGAACGCCGGTCGCGACCACCACCCTGCTGCCTTCTCAAGCTTCCTGGCCGGAGCCGGCATCAAGGGCGGACAGGTCTACGGAGCCTCGGACGAAGAGGGTAAGTACACCATCGACGATCCCGTGGCCGTCTCCGACTTCAATGCCACAATCGCCACGGCGATGGGTCTGGACCTGAGCAAGGAAATCATTGCTCCGAACGGACGCCCATTCCGCGTCGCTCACGACGGAGCTCCGATTTCGAAGATCCTGGCGTAG
- a CDS encoding aldo/keto reductase → MQTVKLGKTGLEVSPVGYGAFKLGRNQKTKYPESYELPDDQETTRILESVLDLGIRLIDTAPAYGISEERIGKLISHRRDDFVLSTKTGELFENGESHYDYSAAGTRASIERSLKRLKTDVLDIVFVHSNGRDSFIQQQTDVVPTLQKLKAAGLIRAIGFSGKQVSGAELALEWADALMVEYHISDTSHARVIEEAHRREIGIIVKKGLASGHLAAPEAIRFVLGNPLVQAMVIGGMNTTHLASNCDVARRLLAQSAA, encoded by the coding sequence ATGCAGACCGTCAAACTGGGAAAAACGGGACTGGAAGTCTCTCCGGTCGGATACGGTGCGTTCAAGCTCGGCCGGAACCAGAAGACCAAATACCCCGAGAGCTACGAGCTTCCGGATGATCAGGAAACGACGCGGATTCTCGAGTCGGTACTCGATCTGGGGATTCGACTGATCGACACCGCTCCAGCTTACGGTATCAGCGAGGAGCGGATCGGGAAGCTGATTTCCCATCGTCGCGATGACTTTGTGCTTTCCACGAAGACGGGCGAACTCTTTGAGAATGGCGAGTCGCACTACGACTATTCGGCAGCCGGGACGCGGGCCAGCATCGAGCGGAGCCTGAAGCGGCTCAAAACCGATGTGCTCGACATTGTGTTCGTGCATTCGAACGGTCGCGACAGCTTCATTCAGCAGCAGACCGATGTCGTGCCGACGCTGCAGAAGCTGAAAGCAGCCGGGCTGATCCGGGCGATCGGTTTTTCCGGCAAGCAGGTCAGCGGTGCGGAACTGGCTCTCGAGTGGGCCGATGCGCTGATGGTGGAATATCACATCAGCGATACGAGCCACGCCCGAGTGATCGAAGAAGCGCATCGCCGCGAGATTGGGATCATCGTCAAGAAGGGCCTGGCTTCCGGACATTTGGCCGCCCCGGAAGCGATCCGCTTCGTGCTGGGCAATCCGCTGGTGCAGGCGATGGTGATTGGCGGCATGAACACGACGCATCTGGCTTCAAATTGCGACGTCGCCCGGCGGCTGCTGGCTCAATCGGCAGCCTGA
- a CDS encoding outer membrane protein assembly factor BamB family protein translates to MKALASLALVVLLTLSVQAEEWPRFRGPEGRGVVSNVAWSGTFSEQPVAWRTALPGTGVSSPVIAGEKVFVTGADEASSQRVLLCLDLTTGDEIWRKGFPFAAYKKHKNNAFAASTPAIDGNRLFVLWQDPENSVLNAFTLDGESLWEFGLGPYTHGQGGASSPMVFEDVVYVAHDQKQPSFLVAISAETGEELWRLDRKGERACYPTPGLFQAADGSPEIVFSHCFEGVIGVKPKSGEVLWEIAPFGDFSQRAILSPFVTEQGLLITGSGAQGGERNVVVLRRNAGGEQGIEEAYRIERGAPHVPTPVEKEGLLYLWGDLGIVTCVEAATGRKVWQHRVGGNYFASPICVGENVLNVDTDGNLVVLATGREAIERSRVALEEESRATPAFADGRLIVRTKSHVVCLPVVGP, encoded by the coding sequence ATGAAGGCCCTTGCCAGTCTCGCACTTGTTGTCCTGCTGACACTCTCGGTTCAGGCCGAGGAGTGGCCCCGGTTTCGAGGCCCGGAAGGGCGGGGTGTCGTCTCCAATGTGGCGTGGTCGGGGACGTTCTCTGAGCAACCGGTGGCGTGGCGAACGGCTCTGCCCGGAACGGGAGTTTCTTCGCCGGTGATCGCCGGAGAAAAGGTATTCGTTACGGGCGCGGATGAGGCGTCCAGCCAGCGGGTTCTGCTCTGTCTTGATCTGACGACGGGAGATGAAATCTGGCGGAAGGGATTCCCCTTCGCGGCTTATAAGAAGCACAAGAACAATGCGTTTGCAGCCAGCACGCCGGCCATCGATGGCAATCGACTCTTTGTCCTCTGGCAGGATCCAGAGAACTCCGTTCTGAATGCCTTCACGCTCGATGGGGAATCGCTCTGGGAATTCGGACTCGGTCCTTATACGCACGGGCAGGGGGGAGCCAGTTCGCCGATGGTCTTTGAGGACGTCGTGTACGTGGCTCACGATCAGAAGCAGCCGAGCTTTCTCGTGGCGATTTCTGCTGAGACGGGAGAAGAACTCTGGCGGCTCGATCGAAAAGGGGAACGCGCCTGCTATCCCACGCCCGGACTCTTTCAGGCTGCCGATGGCTCTCCGGAAATCGTCTTCTCTCATTGCTTCGAAGGTGTGATTGGCGTCAAGCCGAAGAGCGGTGAGGTCCTCTGGGAAATCGCTCCGTTCGGTGACTTTTCGCAGCGGGCAATTCTGTCGCCCTTTGTGACGGAGCAGGGGTTGCTGATTACCGGAAGCGGAGCCCAGGGAGGCGAGAGAAACGTCGTTGTGCTCCGTCGCAACGCGGGAGGCGAGCAGGGTATTGAGGAGGCGTACCGCATCGAGCGGGGGGCTCCGCATGTGCCCACTCCCGTCGAGAAGGAGGGATTGCTTTACCTGTGGGGCGATCTGGGAATTGTCACCTGCGTGGAAGCAGCGACTGGACGGAAAGTCTGGCAGCATCGCGTCGGCGGCAACTACTTCGCATCGCCAATCTGTGTGGGGGAGAACGTGTTGAACGTCGATACCGATGGCAACCTCGTGGTTCTGGCGACCGGACGCGAGGCGATCGAGCGGAGCCGCGTCGCTCTGGAGGAAGAATCCCGGGCTACCCCGGCCTTTGCAGACGGACGGCTGATCGTGCGGACGAAATCGCACGTTGTCTGTCTGCCAGTCGTCGGTCCCTAG
- a CDS encoding glycosyltransferase family 2 protein has product MKSDKCLCQQLTVVIPQYNAWEETISCCSSLWRHHEGAVNVVVVDDGSAPVEAECARRYLGHKVTVLSQPHQGVTSAWNLGLQAVRTSYAVLLNNDAMTLQPWIGTAVRLLEENPRQLLGAERRRERLLDRIAMFDPGTDWSSMLAGWCVGFSMKLFAEVGRFDEAMSLYWSDTDWQLRWRALLGVAASSRLLPKGVLRHRGHQSTQRVHERSVLWQRDRSRFLLKWAGDAAVGRG; this is encoded by the coding sequence ATGAAGTCGGATAAATGTCTCTGCCAGCAGCTGACGGTTGTAATTCCTCAGTACAACGCCTGGGAGGAAACAATTTCCTGTTGTTCTTCACTCTGGCGGCACCATGAGGGAGCGGTGAATGTTGTCGTGGTTGATGACGGGAGTGCACCTGTTGAGGCGGAGTGCGCCCGGAGATACCTGGGGCACAAAGTAACGGTTCTTTCGCAGCCCCATCAGGGAGTAACGTCTGCCTGGAACCTGGGGCTTCAGGCGGTGCGAACGTCTTACGCTGTGCTTCTGAATAATGACGCGATGACGCTGCAGCCATGGATTGGGACGGCCGTTCGCCTCCTGGAAGAGAACCCTCGTCAGTTGTTGGGAGCCGAGCGTCGACGGGAACGGCTGCTCGATCGGATCGCGATGTTCGATCCTGGGACGGATTGGTCTTCGATGCTGGCCGGCTGGTGTGTGGGCTTCAGTATGAAGCTCTTTGCAGAGGTCGGGCGGTTCGACGAGGCGATGTCTCTGTACTGGTCGGATACGGACTGGCAGCTTCGGTGGAGAGCGCTGCTGGGGGTCGCTGCGAGTTCGCGCCTGCTCCCGAAGGGGGTGCTGAGGCATCGCGGGCACCAGTCGACGCAACGAGTTCACGAGCGTTCCGTGTTGTGGCAGCGTGACCGCAGCCGCTTTCTTTTGAAGTGGGCCGGGGATGCGGCTGTTGGGAGAGGCTAG
- a CDS encoding PilZ domain-containing protein — MSSDPWSRPSLEDLRQILESIGKPGSDNVRAVDRLELSVPAEIVTSRGNTISAVTREISRFGLGLLHRGALQPGEVTVKMASENRQFDYRVEIKWCTPCDRGMFISGGEFLAKEEN, encoded by the coding sequence ATGTCATCCGATCCATGGAGCCGCCCTTCCCTCGAAGACCTTCGTCAAATCCTGGAAAGTATCGGAAAACCGGGTTCAGATAACGTTCGGGCTGTCGACCGGCTCGAACTGTCGGTGCCTGCGGAAATCGTAACGAGCCGCGGCAACACCATCTCCGCGGTGACGCGTGAGATCAGCCGTTTCGGCTTGGGCCTGCTGCATCGCGGAGCTCTTCAGCCCGGCGAAGTGACCGTAAAAATGGCCAGCGAGAACCGCCAGTTCGACTACCGCGTCGAAATCAAATGGTGTACCCCCTGCGACCGCGGCATGTTCATCAGCGGCGGCGAGTTTCTCGCGAAGGAAGAGAATTAA
- a CDS encoding HU family DNA-binding protein, giving the protein MAAKQEKPMSKTEILNSLSESTGLSKKEVSSVLDSLNSLIEQNLGKKGPGVFNMPGLFKIQVTRKPATKATQRPNPFKPGEMMEVKAKPARNVVKVRPLKGLKDMV; this is encoded by the coding sequence ATGGCTGCGAAACAAGAAAAGCCAATGTCGAAAACGGAAATTCTCAATTCCCTGTCGGAGTCGACAGGTCTCAGCAAGAAGGAAGTCAGCTCCGTTCTGGATTCCCTCAACTCGCTGATTGAGCAGAATCTCGGCAAGAAGGGCCCCGGAGTGTTCAACATGCCCGGTCTCTTCAAGATTCAAGTGACCCGCAAGCCAGCCACGAAAGCCACCCAGCGCCCGAATCCGTTCAAACCGGGCGAAATGATGGAAGTCAAAGCCAAGCCGGCCCGCAACGTGGTCAAAGTTCGCCCTCTCAAGGGGCTGAAGGATATGGTCTAA
- a CDS encoding DUF1549 and DUF1553 domain-containing protein, protein MMRRTMVFLTCTVAGLCLAGGTGFGQGRAKPKNEVPVPTRPIKIAPVDDKLAEQVRRSAFLIDRMVEANYKKQGVTPNPVASDEVWVRRAYLVATGTIPEYKHARAFIRSRAGDKDQRLVDELLEDPGYASQMYNYWADLLRLSERITNNVPGRPYIEWVRKCCEENKPYDEFVYEMLAAEGKIWENPAAGYILRDSGMPLDAVNNTVRVFLGTQIGCAQCHDHPFDRWTQKEFYQMAAFTFGTNTRRSAADKMFGGGNVVSRLREELATIDEKYDGGGKYNRFLSGNLMDVHDVNRTLVLPHDYQYEDAAPKSKVEAKTIFDPQPVVKAGETPREAMAKWMTAKENPRFTKTIVNRIWKKTFGVGLIEPEDDMRDDTVASNPELMDFLISEMHRLDFDLKEFQRILYNTKLFRRESTMVEIDLSVPYHFPGPVLRRMTPEQVWDSFITLATMDPNSYQPKPAMIDSTIMNIDMASVSAQEVFDRNNALNESNGYKYRKARDDVYKHEGLLLVRASEQPQPVPPGHFLRQFGQSDRETIQGNFDGGSVPQVLQMFNGPLTHLLLHEKSFLHHNVVSGRSPSDRLETIFLSILNRFPTDEERQVAEDEVRENGPAGYGNVIWSLVNTREFLFVQ, encoded by the coding sequence ATGATGCGCAGGACGATGGTTTTCCTCACATGCACCGTTGCCGGGCTTTGCCTGGCAGGGGGAACCGGTTTCGGTCAAGGTCGGGCCAAACCGAAGAACGAGGTTCCGGTCCCTACACGTCCGATCAAGATTGCTCCCGTTGATGACAAGCTGGCCGAACAGGTTCGCCGCTCGGCCTTTCTGATCGACCGAATGGTCGAAGCCAATTACAAGAAGCAGGGTGTGACGCCGAACCCGGTGGCTTCGGATGAAGTGTGGGTGCGTCGGGCCTATCTGGTCGCGACCGGCACGATTCCTGAATACAAGCATGCCCGGGCCTTCATTCGCTCCCGCGCTGGCGACAAGGATCAGCGGCTGGTTGACGAGCTGCTCGAAGATCCCGGCTATGCCAGCCAGATGTACAACTACTGGGCCGATCTGCTCCGCCTGTCGGAACGGATTACCAACAACGTGCCCGGCCGCCCGTACATCGAGTGGGTTCGCAAATGCTGCGAAGAGAACAAACCGTACGACGAGTTCGTCTACGAGATGCTGGCCGCTGAAGGCAAGATCTGGGAGAACCCGGCTGCTGGATACATCCTGCGTGATTCCGGAATGCCGCTCGATGCCGTGAACAACACCGTTCGCGTTTTCCTCGGCACTCAAATCGGTTGTGCCCAGTGTCACGATCACCCGTTTGACCGGTGGACTCAGAAAGAGTTCTACCAGATGGCCGCCTTCACGTTCGGAACGAACACGCGTCGTTCGGCTGCCGACAAGATGTTCGGCGGCGGGAACGTGGTCAGCCGCCTGCGGGAAGAGCTGGCGACGATCGACGAAAAGTACGACGGTGGCGGTAAGTACAACCGCTTTCTGTCCGGCAACCTGATGGATGTGCACGATGTGAACCGGACGCTGGTTCTGCCGCACGACTATCAGTATGAGGATGCGGCTCCGAAGTCGAAGGTGGAAGCTAAGACGATCTTCGATCCCCAGCCGGTCGTAAAGGCGGGCGAGACTCCGCGTGAAGCCATGGCGAAGTGGATGACCGCGAAAGAAAACCCCCGCTTCACCAAGACGATTGTGAACCGGATCTGGAAGAAGACGTTCGGCGTCGGACTGATCGAGCCGGAAGACGACATGCGTGACGACACCGTGGCGTCCAACCCGGAACTGATGGACTTCCTGATTTCCGAAATGCATCGGCTGGACTTCGACCTGAAGGAATTCCAGCGGATTCTGTACAACACGAAGCTGTTCCGTCGGGAATCGACGATGGTCGAAATCGACCTGAGCGTTCCTTATCACTTCCCCGGCCCGGTTCTTCGCCGGATGACGCCGGAGCAGGTCTGGGATTCGTTCATCACCCTGGCCACGATGGATCCGAACTCGTATCAGCCGAAGCCGGCCATGATTGATTCGACGATCATGAACATCGACATGGCCAGCGTTTCGGCTCAGGAAGTGTTCGATCGCAACAACGCTCTGAACGAATCGAACGGCTACAAGTATCGGAAGGCCCGGGACGACGTTTACAAGCACGAAGGACTGCTCCTAGTGCGAGCCAGCGAACAGCCGCAGCCGGTCCCGCCGGGGCACTTCCTGCGTCAGTTCGGCCAGTCCGATCGCGAAACGATTCAGGGGAACTTCGATGGTGGCTCCGTGCCGCAGGTGCTGCAGATGTTCAACGGACCTCTGACTCACCTGCTGCTGCACGAGAAGTCGTTCCTGCACCACAACGTGGTTTCAGGACGGTCGCCTTCGGATCGTCTTGAAACGATCTTCCTGAGCATTCTGAACCGGTTCCCGACCGATGAAGAACGTCAGGTCGCCGAAGACGAAGTTCGCGAGAACGGCCCGGCTGGTTACGGCAACGTGATCTGGTCGCTGGTCAACACCCGCGAGTTCCTGTTCGTTCAGTAA